One genomic region from Evansella sp. LMS18 encodes:
- the holA gene encoding DNA polymerase III subunit delta, which translates to MSYINLIQRIKKGNLSSVYLLAGQEDYLIEDTLHRIVDGCLTAEEKEFNLSRYDMKEYPVEMAVEEAYTFPFMGGKRVVIIKDAYFYSTGKESAKVEHDLKKLEAYLENPAPETVFIILAPYEKLDERRKIVKLAKKNGEHLDGSALSDKELGQWVEERCREFGTTITEEASELLIQLTSANLMIMASEIKKLSIYAGEGSEITKGIVDSLTARSLEQNIFALVDGVVKQEIDKAWKIYQDLLKQKEDPLKIIALMVRQFRILYQVKQLSRQGYGQKQIASQLKLHPYVVKLTANESRRFEDGELLSLLDQLADMDYQIKTGKIDKFIAVEMFFSRRSMPVK; encoded by the coding sequence TTGTCATATATTAACTTAATACAGCGAATAAAGAAGGGGAATTTATCTTCTGTATACCTGCTGGCCGGACAGGAAGATTATCTTATTGAAGATACACTCCACCGTATAGTGGATGGATGCTTAACGGCTGAAGAAAAAGAGTTCAACCTTTCCAGATACGATATGAAGGAGTATCCGGTGGAAATGGCTGTAGAAGAAGCTTACACCTTTCCGTTTATGGGCGGTAAACGAGTTGTTATTATTAAAGACGCTTATTTTTACAGTACAGGAAAAGAATCGGCAAAAGTTGAGCATGATTTGAAGAAGCTTGAAGCTTATCTGGAGAATCCTGCTCCTGAAACAGTTTTTATCATTCTTGCTCCGTATGAGAAACTGGACGAACGGAGAAAAATAGTAAAACTTGCCAAAAAGAATGGCGAACACTTGGATGGCTCAGCTTTATCTGATAAAGAATTAGGGCAGTGGGTTGAAGAAAGGTGCAGGGAGTTCGGCACCACCATTACAGAGGAAGCTTCAGAGCTGTTGATACAGCTGACAAGCGCAAACTTAATGATAATGGCTTCTGAGATAAAGAAGCTTTCTATATACGCAGGAGAAGGATCCGAAATAACAAAGGGCATTGTGGACAGCTTAACAGCAAGGTCCCTGGAACAGAATATTTTTGCTTTAGTTGATGGCGTTGTAAAGCAGGAAATAGATAAGGCCTGGAAGATATACCAGGATTTGCTGAAGCAGAAGGAAGATCCGCTGAAAATCATCGCTTTGATGGTAAGGCAGTTCAGAATACTTTATCAGGTGAAACAACTGTCAAGGCAAGGGTATGGACAGAAGCAAATAGCTTCACAGCTGAAGCTTCACCCGTATGTTGTAAAACTGACTGCAAATGAATCGAGAAGATTTGAGGATGGTGAGCTTCTTAGTCTTCTGGACCAGCTGGCAGATATGGATTATCAGATAAAAACAGGAAAAATCGATAAATTTATTGCTGTTGAGATGTTTTTTTCCAGACGCAGCATGCCGGTTAAATAA
- the rpsT gene encoding 30S ribosomal protein S20: protein MANIKSAIKRVQTSEKRRAQNAAFKSDLRTSIKTFNAKAENNDVDGAKEAFLVATKKIDKAADRGLIHKNAANRQKSRLQKRLNEVSA from the coding sequence ATGGCTAACATTAAATCTGCTATTAAACGTGTTCAGACAAGCGAAAAGCGTCGCGCACAAAATGCTGCATTCAAATCTGACCTAAGAACATCTATCAAAACGTTTAACGCAAAAGCTGAAAACAATGATGTTGACGGTGCTAAAGAAGCATTCTTGGTGGCAACCAAAAAAATTGATAAAGCAGCAGACAGAGGTCTTATCCATAAAAACGCAGCAAATCGCCAGAAATCCCGTTTGCAAAAGCGTTTAAACGAAGTATCTGCATAA
- the gpr gene encoding GPR endopeptidase: MGEELDLSQYQVRTDLALEAHEMLMEKEKQRIAEEQENQSAIDGVVVKEREEDGVRITKVDISEEATEQIGKKAGQYLTFEVQGIRQKDTQLQDRLEEIFAKEFSLFLKELGIEKDSSCLVVGLGNWNVTPDALGPLVVENLLITSHLFELQPENVEEGFRPVSAITPGVMGITGIETSDIIHGVVEKVKPDFIIAIDALASRSIERVNTTIQISDTGIHPGSGVGNKRKELSEKVLGIPVIAVGIPTVVDAVSITSDTIDFILKHLGRETREQGNPKRKLAPAGMTFGEKRVLTEEDLPGEQERKQYMGVIGSLEDNEKRQLISEVLNPIGHNLMVTPKEVDVFIEDMGNVLAQGLNAALHQNIDQDNVGAYTH, encoded by the coding sequence ATGGGTGAAGAACTGGATTTAAGCCAATACCAGGTACGAACTGACCTGGCGCTTGAAGCACATGAAATGTTAATGGAAAAAGAAAAACAGCGTATTGCGGAAGAACAGGAAAACCAGTCTGCCATAGATGGGGTAGTTGTCAAGGAAAGAGAAGAAGACGGAGTAAGGATTACTAAAGTGGATATTTCTGAAGAAGCTACTGAACAAATAGGGAAAAAGGCTGGCCAGTACTTGACGTTTGAAGTGCAGGGGATCAGGCAGAAAGATACTCAGCTCCAAGACCGTCTGGAAGAGATTTTCGCAAAGGAATTTAGTTTGTTTCTAAAAGAGCTGGGCATTGAGAAGGATTCCAGCTGTCTTGTCGTAGGTCTGGGAAACTGGAATGTCACTCCGGATGCTCTTGGCCCCCTTGTTGTAGAGAACCTCCTGATTACAAGCCATCTGTTTGAACTGCAGCCTGAAAACGTGGAAGAAGGCTTCCGTCCGGTGAGTGCAATTACTCCGGGGGTGATGGGGATTACTGGAATTGAGACGAGCGATATTATTCACGGAGTGGTGGAGAAGGTAAAGCCGGACTTCATCATAGCTATCGATGCACTGGCCTCCAGGTCCATTGAAAGAGTCAATACGACGATTCAGATTTCAGACACTGGTATTCATCCAGGTTCAGGGGTAGGGAATAAGCGGAAAGAGCTGTCTGAAAAGGTACTTGGAATTCCAGTAATCGCTGTGGGTATACCGACGGTGGTGGACGCTGTTTCCATTACGAGTGATACGATTGATTTCATACTTAAACACCTTGGCCGGGAAACGAGAGAACAGGGAAACCCGAAACGTAAGCTGGCGCCGGCAGGTATGACATTCGGCGAAAAGAGAGTGCTGACAGAAGAAGACCTCCCTGGTGAACAGGAAAGAAAGCAGTATATGGGTGTAATCGGCTCTCTTGAAGATAATGAAAAAAGGCAGCTTATCTCGGAAGTCCTGAATCCTATTGGGCACAACCTTATGGTTACACCAAAGGAAGTGGATGTTTTTATTGAGGACATGGGCAATGTACTGGCCCAGGGCCTTAATGCTGCATTGCATCAAAATATCGACCAGGATAATGTCGGGGCGTACACTCATTAA
- a CDS encoding stage II sporulation protein P, whose amino-acid sequence MRKHPYRRRKNSAWNRTSIQKGIVSAVLGIISLFFFSSLLTAMGPGYTLSSSSINDASRNISNEMFVYMMGMENRHLLKALPEDHKPPSVTSAVFELATSINPEDPRSLLGRELPGFALFDGRIFAASEEISYAEMPVESSPPMEVLMAEREASTERLEEMDEFKEALSGDEELEKVVHIIHSHNRESFFPELKDVDVSDPHQANHGTVNITLAGERLGLELAKRGIGSEVDKSDIGAKLNERGWQYGQSYRMSREVLQGAIDTYGEFEFYFDLHRDSARREKTTVELNGEKYAQILFVIGKGNPGYEKNLMVANELFERLKQEYPGVGKTVYSPPVTSGRNGVYNQDISPNSILIEFGGVDNSLEEVYRSVEAFADVFSDYYFSGAQSEDGEGE is encoded by the coding sequence ATGAGAAAACATCCATACCGACGAAGAAAAAACAGTGCCTGGAACAGGACAAGCATTCAAAAGGGTATCGTTTCCGCTGTTTTAGGAATAATTTCGCTTTTTTTCTTCAGCTCACTTCTCACTGCCATGGGTCCTGGATATACCCTCTCCTCGTCTTCCATTAATGATGCGAGCAGGAATATCTCCAACGAAATGTTCGTTTATATGATGGGCATGGAAAACAGGCATCTGCTGAAGGCCTTGCCGGAAGACCATAAACCTCCTTCCGTAACCTCGGCTGTTTTTGAATTGGCTACCAGCATCAATCCGGAAGACCCGCGAAGCCTGCTTGGAAGAGAGCTTCCTGGATTCGCTCTTTTTGACGGAAGAATATTTGCGGCGAGTGAGGAAATCAGTTATGCGGAAATGCCTGTGGAATCTTCCCCCCCTATGGAAGTACTAATGGCTGAGAGGGAAGCATCAACAGAGCGTCTGGAAGAAATGGACGAGTTCAAGGAAGCATTATCAGGAGATGAAGAGCTCGAGAAAGTGGTTCATATCATCCATTCACATAACCGTGAATCATTTTTCCCGGAGCTTAAAGATGTAGATGTTTCTGATCCCCATCAGGCAAACCATGGCACAGTTAATATTACTCTCGCAGGAGAACGCCTGGGGCTGGAGCTGGCTAAAAGAGGGATTGGGAGTGAAGTCGATAAAAGTGATATAGGAGCAAAGCTTAATGAGAGGGGCTGGCAGTACGGCCAATCGTACAGGATGTCAAGGGAGGTTCTGCAGGGAGCAATCGACACTTACGGAGAATTCGAATTTTACTTTGACCTCCACCGTGATTCCGCAAGAAGGGAAAAAACTACCGTTGAACTTAACGGAGAAAAATATGCGCAAATCTTGTTCGTCATTGGTAAAGGGAATCCTGGGTATGAGAAAAACCTTATGGTGGCAAACGAACTATTTGAGAGGTTGAAGCAGGAATATCCCGGGGTTGGGAAAACGGTCTATTCCCCGCCTGTTACAAGCGGGAGGAACGGGGTCTATAATCAGGATATTTCCCCGAACTCCATCTTAATAGAATTCGGCGGAGTGGATAATTCATTAGAAGAGGTATACCGTTCTGTTGAGGCGTTTGCAGATGTTTTCAGCGATTATTATTTCTCCGGTGCTCAATCGGAAGACGGGGAAGGGGAGTAG
- the lepA gene encoding translation elongation factor 4, with amino-acid sequence MKREDRIKRRDKIRNFSIIAHIDHGKSTLADRILEKTSALTQREMKDQMLDAMDLERERGITIKLNAVQLKYISNAGEEYIFHLIDTPGHVDFTYEVSRSLAACEGALLIVDAAQGIEAQTLANVYLALDNDLEILPVINKIDLPSAEPERVAQEVEDVIGLPKEDCVPASAKSGIGIEEILEAIVEKVPAPSGDPEAPLKAMIFDSLYDPYRGVIVYMRIVEGTVKPGEKVRMMATGKEFEVQELGVFTPKPDARDELTVGDVGFMVASIKNVSDTRVGDTVTHAARPTAEPLPGYRKLNPMVFCGLYPIDTNDYNDLREALEKLELNDASLQFEPETSQALGFGFRCGFLGLLHMEIIQERIEREFNIDLITTAPSVIYNVHLTDGESMRIDNPSAMPDAQKIEYVEEPYVKAQLMVPNDYVGAVMELCQKKRGTYVDMQYMDENRVTITYELPLAEIVYEFFDTLKSNTKGYASFDYEMIGHRESRLVKMDILLNGEQIDALSIIVHRDSAYQRGKAIVEKLKELIPRQQFEVPVQASIGQKIIARSTIKAMRKNVLAKCYGGDISRKRKLLEKQKEGKKRMKSVGSVEVPQEAFMSVLSMDEGDSK; translated from the coding sequence ATGAAACGAGAAGACCGTATTAAACGGCGTGACAAAATACGTAATTTTTCTATAATTGCCCATATTGACCACGGCAAGTCTACTTTGGCTGACCGTATTCTTGAAAAAACAAGTGCGTTAACACAGCGGGAAATGAAGGATCAGATGCTTGATGCAATGGATCTGGAGAGAGAACGCGGTATTACTATAAAATTGAACGCTGTACAGCTTAAATATATTTCCAATGCAGGAGAGGAATATATTTTTCATTTGATTGATACTCCGGGGCATGTGGATTTCACCTATGAGGTGTCAAGAAGCCTTGCAGCCTGTGAAGGTGCTCTGCTTATTGTGGATGCAGCACAGGGTATAGAAGCCCAGACACTTGCTAATGTGTATTTAGCTCTGGATAATGATCTGGAAATTCTTCCTGTAATCAATAAGATAGATCTTCCGAGCGCGGAGCCTGAGAGGGTTGCCCAGGAAGTGGAAGACGTGATCGGCCTTCCAAAGGAAGACTGTGTTCCTGCTTCCGCTAAGAGCGGGATTGGTATTGAGGAGATTCTTGAAGCTATAGTTGAAAAAGTCCCTGCTCCATCCGGAGACCCGGAAGCGCCTTTGAAAGCCATGATTTTTGATTCACTTTATGATCCATACCGAGGCGTCATTGTTTACATGCGAATAGTGGAAGGGACTGTGAAGCCAGGTGAAAAAGTCCGGATGATGGCTACCGGCAAGGAGTTTGAAGTACAGGAATTAGGAGTATTTACGCCTAAGCCTGACGCAAGAGACGAACTCACAGTCGGGGATGTAGGATTCATGGTCGCTTCTATCAAGAATGTCAGTGACACAAGAGTCGGTGATACAGTTACACACGCGGCCCGTCCGACAGCAGAACCTCTTCCAGGGTACAGGAAGCTGAACCCTATGGTATTCTGCGGATTGTATCCTATAGATACGAATGATTATAACGACCTTCGGGAAGCACTTGAAAAACTGGAGTTAAATGATGCTTCCCTCCAGTTTGAACCTGAAACTTCCCAGGCTTTAGGATTTGGTTTCCGCTGTGGTTTCCTTGGTCTGCTTCATATGGAAATCATTCAGGAGCGGATTGAACGGGAATTTAATATTGATTTGATCACGACTGCACCGAGCGTTATCTATAATGTTCATCTGACAGACGGCGAATCAATGAGAATTGATAATCCGTCTGCGATGCCTGATGCACAGAAAATTGAATATGTGGAAGAACCTTATGTAAAAGCACAGTTAATGGTTCCGAACGATTATGTAGGGGCGGTAATGGAACTGTGCCAGAAGAAAAGAGGAACATACGTGGATATGCAGTACATGGATGAAAATCGTGTAACGATTACCTATGAACTGCCGCTTGCTGAAATAGTATATGAATTTTTCGATACATTGAAATCTAACACAAAAGGCTATGCCTCTTTCGATTACGAGATGATCGGCCACAGGGAAAGCCGCCTTGTTAAAATGGATATTCTTCTTAATGGAGAGCAGATTGATGCCTTGTCGATTATCGTTCACCGCGACAGCGCTTATCAGCGTGGAAAAGCGATAGTTGAAAAACTGAAAGAGCTTATTCCAAGGCAGCAGTTTGAAGTGCCTGTCCAGGCTAGTATCGGCCAAAAGATTATTGCCCGGTCCACCATTAAGGCAATGCGTAAAAACGTTCTGGCAAAATGTTACGGCGGAGATATTTCCCGGAAACGTAAGCTTCTTGAAAAACAAAAAGAAGGTAAGAAGCGGATGAAGAGTGTAGGAAGTGTAGAAGTTCCTCAGGAAGCATTCATGTCAGTACTGAGCATGGACGAAGGCGACAGTAAATAA
- the hemW gene encoding radical SAM family heme chaperone HemW — MIKALYVHVPFCEQICHYCDFNKFFLANQPVDEYLDLCETEMRNTVKAFPTEALSSIYVGGGTPTSLNVHQLEKLLHGIKSNFPLAPEYEWTVEVNPGSADREKFKMMKETGVNRLSIGAQTFDESLLKKIGRDHRPEQVEETIAAARAAGITNISVDLMFGLPGQTVEQFRETLEKAVRLPIEHVSAYSLKVEEKTVFYQLWRKGKLPLPGEDTEAEMYEELRKYMKDAGFNHYEISNFAKPGFESSHNLTYWKNEDYYGIGAGAHGYTAGTRRINHGPLPKYMNAVKDTGFPYREEHEVTFKEKMEEEMFMGLRKLSGVSKQMFKDKYGREITDVFPLAVNLAEKGLLEEDGENFRLTEKGLLLGNEVFEGFLLSDD; from the coding sequence ATGATTAAGGCTTTATATGTACATGTGCCTTTTTGTGAACAGATATGCCATTACTGTGATTTTAATAAATTTTTCCTGGCAAACCAGCCTGTTGATGAATACCTGGACCTCTGTGAAACTGAGATGAGAAATACAGTGAAAGCTTTTCCCACGGAAGCCCTTTCTTCTATCTATGTTGGAGGCGGGACGCCGACTTCGCTGAATGTCCATCAGCTTGAAAAGCTTCTGCATGGAATTAAATCTAATTTTCCACTGGCACCAGAATATGAATGGACGGTGGAAGTGAACCCGGGGAGTGCGGACAGAGAAAAGTTCAAAATGATGAAGGAAACCGGGGTTAACCGTCTCAGTATCGGTGCTCAGACTTTTGATGAATCTCTCCTTAAGAAAATCGGCAGAGACCACAGGCCGGAGCAGGTGGAAGAAACTATTGCCGCAGCACGTGCTGCTGGGATCACTAATATATCTGTTGACCTCATGTTCGGCCTTCCGGGCCAGACGGTGGAGCAATTCAGGGAAACATTGGAAAAGGCAGTGAGGCTCCCAATTGAACATGTCAGCGCGTATTCCCTTAAAGTCGAGGAGAAAACAGTGTTTTATCAGCTCTGGCGAAAAGGAAAACTCCCGCTTCCTGGTGAGGATACAGAAGCGGAGATGTATGAAGAGCTCAGGAAATATATGAAGGATGCGGGCTTCAACCATTATGAAATCAGCAACTTTGCAAAACCAGGTTTCGAGAGTTCCCATAATTTAACTTACTGGAAAAACGAAGACTATTACGGGATAGGCGCAGGCGCACACGGCTATACCGCAGGTACCAGAAGAATAAACCATGGCCCTCTTCCAAAATATATGAATGCTGTTAAAGATACTGGCTTTCCGTACAGGGAGGAACACGAAGTTACCTTTAAGGAAAAAATGGAAGAAGAGATGTTCATGGGACTGCGAAAACTTTCCGGGGTCTCAAAGCAGATGTTCAAAGATAAATACGGCAGGGAAATAACCGATGTTTTTCCGTTAGCAGTAAACCTGGCGGAAAAAGGACTCCTGGAGGAAGATGGAGAGAATTTCAGGCTTACGGAAAAAGGACTTCTGCTGGGAAATGAAGTATTTGAAGGTTTCCTCCTGAGCGATGATTAA
- the hrcA gene encoding heat-inducible transcriptional repressor HrcA: MLTERQLLILKAIVDNYVTHAEPVGSRSVSKREDIDYSPATIRNEMSDLEELGFLEKPHSSAGRIPSHKGYRYYVDHLLSPKKLSKNEIIGIQSMFRDRFSEIEQVIQQSAKILSNLTSYTSIVLGPEVFESTLRQIQIVPISSSAAVAIIVTDTGHVENQTVALPENLDVNELEKVVNILNASLKGVPLVKLREKLTTEISKVLEKYIDQYDEMLSLLNKTFLSQQNEKVFFGGKTNILAQPEFNDVERVRRLFNIFEEDELISKLFRPEDKGLTIKIGQENRFEPFDDCTVVTATYSVEGKNMGTISILGPTRMEYQRVIGILDYLSKDLSKLLTKRYQQ, from the coding sequence ATGCTGACAGAGCGCCAGCTGCTTATTTTAAAAGCTATCGTAGACAACTATGTTACTCATGCAGAACCTGTAGGCTCAAGAAGCGTATCTAAACGGGAGGACATTGATTACAGTCCTGCGACAATACGTAATGAAATGTCAGATCTCGAAGAGCTGGGATTTCTTGAAAAGCCTCATAGTTCAGCAGGAAGAATTCCGTCTCACAAGGGCTATCGTTATTACGTTGATCATTTATTGTCTCCAAAAAAGCTGTCGAAAAATGAAATAATCGGTATCCAGTCCATGTTCAGGGACCGTTTCAGCGAAATTGAGCAAGTGATTCAGCAATCAGCAAAAATCCTTTCCAATCTAACAAGCTACACTTCGATTGTCCTGGGGCCGGAAGTTTTCGAATCCACACTCAGGCAGATTCAAATAGTTCCTATTTCTTCAAGCGCAGCAGTGGCAATCATAGTTACTGATACTGGGCATGTTGAAAATCAGACAGTCGCACTTCCGGAAAACCTCGACGTTAATGAGCTGGAAAAGGTTGTTAATATTTTAAATGCCAGCCTTAAAGGGGTCCCGCTTGTAAAACTGCGTGAGAAACTCACTACTGAAATAAGCAAAGTCCTTGAAAAATATATTGACCAGTATGATGAGATGCTTTCTCTGCTGAATAAAACTTTCCTTTCGCAGCAAAATGAAAAAGTATTTTTCGGCGGTAAGACAAACATACTGGCACAACCTGAATTCAATGATGTAGAACGGGTAAGGCGGCTGTTTAATATCTTTGAAGAAGATGAACTGATTTCAAAGTTGTTTCGCCCTGAAGATAAAGGCCTGACGATAAAGATAGGCCAGGAAAACCGTTTTGAGCCTTTCGATGACTGTACCGTGGTTACCGCCACCTATTCAGTAGAGGGGAAAAACATGGGGACGATAAGCATATTGGGACCAACGAGAATGGAATACCAGAGAGTCATTGGCATTCTGGATTATCTCTCGAAGGATTTGTCGAAACTATTGACAAAAAGGTACCAGCAGTAG
- the grpE gene encoding nucleotide exchange factor GrpE, whose amino-acid sequence MENKNEINKEDLEDKVDEEASAPENAEEPFDTEVAEEETAGEEAVPESEEDNNTSSEKELEAKLEESNNRLLRLHADYENFRRRTRQEKEADAKYRSQRLAEELLPAIDNFERALKTEIESEEAKNLMAGVEMVYRQLKDALKKEGVEEIEAVGKPFDPNYHQAVMQVEEEGFESNTVVEELQKGYMLKDRVIRPAMVKVNS is encoded by the coding sequence GTGGAAAACAAGAACGAAATAAACAAGGAAGATCTTGAAGATAAAGTTGATGAGGAAGCATCTGCACCAGAAAACGCAGAAGAACCTTTTGATACGGAAGTGGCTGAGGAAGAAACAGCTGGAGAAGAGGCTGTTCCGGAATCAGAGGAGGACAACAACACTTCCAGCGAAAAGGAATTGGAAGCAAAACTGGAGGAGTCAAATAACCGTCTCCTTCGCTTACATGCAGATTATGAAAACTTTCGCCGCCGTACTCGACAGGAAAAAGAGGCGGATGCTAAATATAGATCTCAAAGGCTTGCAGAAGAACTTCTTCCTGCGATTGATAATTTCGAGCGGGCACTGAAAACGGAAATTGAGTCGGAGGAAGCAAAAAACCTGATGGCCGGTGTGGAAATGGTTTACCGCCAGCTGAAGGATGCCCTTAAGAAAGAAGGGGTAGAAGAGATCGAAGCTGTTGGAAAGCCGTTTGATCCTAATTATCACCAGGCAGTGATGCAGGTGGAAGAAGAAGGCTTTGAGTCCAATACAGTAGTTGAAGAACTGCAAAAAGGATATATGCTTAAAGACCGGGTAATCAGACCGGCAATGGTTAAAGTGAACAGTTAA